The Kitasatospora setae KM-6054 genome contains a region encoding:
- a CDS encoding alpha/beta hydrolase family protein, with protein MGKRGRIGAALLLAALVLPAVGQAPAAADDRQADGRQPGDRQPDGRQATAQLPEPTGPFAIGTTALRIADDSRPDPWTAGRTRELMVSFWYPAARPAAGGPGPRTAPYMLPAAGAHFGGPDGVGLINYGVTPGSTDWSSIRTHARTDAPVLPGGPRPVVLYSAGLGDPRGWGTALVEDLASRGYVVVTVDHTYEASEVAFPNDALATSVLPGLLGTPDLDIAAVLRRSMDARVADTRLVLDRLACLGELPGLPSGLAAALDLGRIGMAGHSAGGFTALQAMHDDPRITAAVNLDGQLHFPNPDGKGGVHLTDLAEDGLTRPFLLMGTRSPDSGSYRAQPGWDALWRHSTGWHADVTLEGSRHGSYTDAASLLPGLARQGALSRATLRDDLGDLAPARARAATRAYVASFFDRWLRGHDDHLLDGPSPRFPEMTYER; from the coding sequence ATGGGCAAGCGCGGACGGATCGGGGCGGCCCTGCTGCTCGCGGCACTGGTACTGCCGGCGGTGGGCCAGGCCCCGGCGGCGGCCGACGACCGGCAGGCGGACGGACGGCAGCCGGGTGACCGGCAGCCGGACGGACGGCAGGCAACGGCGCAACTCCCGGAGCCCACCGGCCCGTTCGCGATCGGAACGACCGCGCTGCGGATCGCCGACGACTCCCGGCCCGACCCGTGGACGGCCGGGCGGACCCGCGAACTGATGGTCAGCTTCTGGTACCCGGCGGCCCGCCCGGCCGCCGGCGGCCCCGGCCCGCGCACCGCGCCGTACATGCTCCCGGCCGCCGGGGCGCACTTCGGCGGGCCGGACGGCGTCGGGCTGATCAACTACGGTGTCACGCCCGGCAGTACGGACTGGTCGTCGATCCGCACCCACGCCCGGACGGACGCCCCGGTGCTGCCCGGCGGGCCGCGCCCGGTGGTGCTGTACTCGGCCGGGCTGGGCGACCCGCGCGGCTGGGGGACGGCACTGGTCGAGGACCTGGCCTCCCGCGGCTACGTGGTGGTGACCGTCGACCACACCTACGAGGCTTCCGAAGTCGCCTTCCCGAACGACGCATTGGCGACCTCGGTACTGCCCGGCCTGCTCGGCACCCCTGACCTCGACATCGCCGCGGTGCTGCGCCGGTCGATGGACGCCCGGGTCGCCGACACCCGCCTCGTCCTCGACCGGCTCGCCTGCCTCGGCGAACTCCCGGGCCTGCCAAGCGGGTTGGCCGCCGCCCTGGACCTCGGCCGGATCGGCATGGCCGGCCACTCGGCGGGCGGCTTCACCGCCCTGCAGGCCATGCACGACGACCCGCGGATCACCGCCGCCGTCAACCTGGACGGCCAACTGCACTTCCCCAACCCGGACGGGAAGGGCGGCGTCCACCTCACCGACCTCGCCGAGGACGGCCTGACCCGCCCGTTCCTGCTGATGGGCACCCGCAGCCCCGACTCCGGCTCCTACCGCGCCCAGCCCGGCTGGGACGCGCTGTGGCGGCACAGCACCGGCTGGCACGCCGACGTCACCCTGGAGGGCTCCCGGCACGGCTCCTACACCGACGCGGCGTCGCTGCTGCCCGGCCTCGCCCGCCAGGGCGCGCTCTCCCGCGCCACCCTCCGCGACGACCTCGGCGACCTCGCCCCCGCCCGCGCCCGGGCCGCCACCCGCGCCTACGTCGCCTCCTTCTTCGACCGCTGGCTGCGCGGCCACGACGACCACCTGCTGGACGGCCCGTCGCCGCGCTTCCCCGAAATGACCTACGAGCGCTGA
- a CDS encoding MFS transporter has protein sequence MRVTDRRRNRYLGAAAAFAVCMAGTTLPTPLYGLYQERIGFSELMVTVVFAAYAFGVIGVLLLFGNVSDAVGRRPVLLAGLALGAASAVAFLTEQGLAWLFAGRLLSGFAAGLFTGTATAYVLELAPPERKGRAGFAATAANMGGLGCGPVLAGLLAQYTARPLTLPFAVHLVLLAASFAVVRALPETVPGARPARTARPRRPTLPAEVRGVFVPAAVAAFAGFSLLGVFTSVAPAFLAEELGVRNRALVGLIVAGAFFASTVGQLLVPRLGTRRAVPLGCLVLIGGMGLLALSLSTRTLVPLLAAALVGGTGQGMALRGAVGEVAAAAPAAHRGGVLSALFVVAYLGISVPVIGVGLLAGPLGLPDAGLVFTACMAVLAAAAGAFLLRRARALG, from the coding sequence GTGCGGGTGACAGATCGTCGACGCAACAGGTACCTGGGGGCGGCGGCCGCGTTCGCCGTCTGCATGGCCGGCACCACGCTGCCCACCCCGCTGTACGGGCTCTACCAGGAGCGGATCGGCTTCTCCGAACTGATGGTGACGGTGGTGTTCGCCGCCTACGCGTTCGGGGTGATCGGCGTGCTGCTGCTGTTCGGGAACGTCTCGGACGCGGTGGGGCGGCGGCCGGTGCTGCTGGCGGGGCTGGCGCTCGGGGCGGCCAGCGCGGTGGCGTTCCTCACCGAGCAGGGCCTGGCCTGGCTGTTCGCGGGCCGCCTGCTGTCGGGCTTCGCGGCGGGCCTGTTCACCGGTACCGCCACCGCGTACGTCCTCGAACTCGCCCCGCCCGAGCGCAAGGGCCGGGCGGGTTTCGCCGCGACCGCCGCCAACATGGGCGGCCTGGGCTGCGGGCCGGTGCTGGCCGGGCTGCTCGCCCAGTACACGGCGCGGCCGCTGACCCTGCCGTTCGCCGTCCACCTGGTGCTGCTGGCGGCCTCGTTCGCGGTGGTCCGCGCGCTGCCGGAGACGGTGCCCGGGGCCCGGCCGGCCCGCACCGCGCGGCCCAGGCGGCCGACGCTGCCCGCCGAGGTGCGCGGGGTGTTCGTGCCCGCCGCGGTCGCCGCGTTCGCCGGGTTCTCGCTGCTGGGGGTGTTCACCTCGGTGGCGCCCGCGTTCCTCGCCGAGGAGTTGGGCGTGCGCAACCGCGCGCTGGTCGGGCTGATCGTCGCCGGCGCGTTCTTCGCCTCCACCGTCGGCCAGTTGCTGGTGCCGAGGCTGGGCACCCGGCGGGCCGTCCCGCTCGGCTGCCTGGTGCTGATCGGCGGCATGGGCCTGCTCGCCCTCTCGCTCTCCACCCGGACCCTCGTCCCGCTGCTGGCGGCCGCCCTGGTCGGCGGCACGGGCCAGGGCATGGCGCTGCGCGGCGCGGTCGGCGAGGTCGCGGCGGCCGCGCCCGCCGCCCACCGCGGCGGGGTGCTGTCCGCCCTGTTCGTGGTCGCCTACCTGGGCATCTCCGTACCGGTGATCGGCGTGGGCCTGCTCGCCGGCCCGCTCGGCCTGCCGGACGCGGGCCTGGTCTTCACCGCCTGCATGGCCGTGCTGGCCGCCGCCGCCGGCGCCTTCCTGCTGCGCCGGGCCCGCGCGCTGGGCTGA
- a CDS encoding PadR family transcriptional regulator yields MSERTSHSQPMREPTLLLLAALADQPRHGYALLGEVTRISDGRVRLRAGTLYGALDRLLAQGLVRVEREEVVDGRARRVYALTEQGHADLDAEVRRMEAVALEARRRIQRAGRPLGVTG; encoded by the coding sequence ATGAGTGAACGCACCAGTCACAGCCAGCCGATGCGGGAGCCCACCCTCCTGCTGCTGGCCGCCCTCGCGGACCAGCCGCGGCACGGGTACGCCCTGCTCGGCGAAGTCACGCGGATCTCCGACGGCCGGGTCCGGCTCCGGGCCGGCACCCTGTACGGGGCGCTGGACCGGCTGCTGGCACAGGGGTTGGTCCGGGTCGAGCGCGAGGAGGTCGTCGACGGGCGGGCCCGCCGGGTGTACGCGCTGACCGAGCAGGGGCACGCCGACCTCGACGCCGAGGTACGGCGGATGGAGGCGGTGGCCCTGGAGGCCCGCCGCCGGATCCAGCGGGCCGGACGGCCCCTGGGGGTGACCGGATGA
- a CDS encoding DUF5979 domain-containing protein, with translation MPRPPRSTLRAALGVLTAGGLLLGTFGTFGGALPTAFAADEQSAVSITKTDDLGGKPLQPGDEFVYTLNGQCSGLTVDCVHFTVTDTLPAEFEVTSLPQSTSTRDVTYDAATRQLTIVYKQALQNPAGETGLRAGQAGSVEVGMRLPADTDLKTGTVVTNTAAVDADNAAPQSADDDITVQIPLVVKPVGTKSWSDGSAVAGSGEESTLTLGVRNNSSSSAQVSRLTVSDTDQQTFEYFDFESATVTAFPAGADRATLVVTTADGATHTGDPITSPGPLPLPAGVDASQVTGFQVVFTNSAGTPLPTDPNGGSVTVRLKLRDTYRSTGQPLKPTDKITVDNCATPQAQEAASGTVNGADACAGYEILPDVLVVNATKKFFPDTNGDWSQQSGEHAVVGENSPVTAQVDAVNQSPFPIRTITVTEPSTLQPADFAELDVRQVRLRFPAGATSAALTVTYADGTTSTNTYTADTVVDVGKPGTTVAKVEVTYTGTDAAGNPTIAAGADAGLDLHGTLVPGVTAGPLTNCASFTADAGRADGSGTAAGQACQALTVEDPKSASGGSKSTDQTDVPPGQPIPMHLKVTNNGNVPMVNPVLTDPPAKPDGTPDFSQGTPFSVLRIDSITVNPSSAPVTVELWDPTTGSWVPYDAANTDLLHRATAVRVSYAGGLPPEGGYSIDLVTERRPEAGDGSSFQNCFNLTADSGYAAGSPVCSAGMTTGPAADAASLNKSISPGQLPQYVPGLARQHADVALTVLNTGNMSANLLRMTDQDADFFDAVDLVGITSNTMPAGADRVQVDAYVNGAWVNGTPAGNAALPAGVNPADVTGVRASYTSTSPANDGYTLTPCAATSCSGVLHLDVSPRPTLRSTGGPVPDHLEDTLSGAFSTKLEPAGQLAPIAPVTATLDLVKGTPELDVSKTPNTALAPGEDAPFQLKVTNTGTANVPDLVVKDDLPPGIAFLSTFQGDNGQPYRIIDVRLPDGTPPVPTPVFTQTTSGSRISGLTWDFAKNADGSAWVLAPGATFTIEIHVTLEAGMTADQVATNTMGATSSDPALVCDGTNQRDGAVFGTGLYCTATATLTAKSGAAFQARKWVSGNDALGWYDTRAKRGVPAGDASCLSTTDADGIRYTAAPCIALVNPGDRYHYLMRLQNAGTEAGTAMRIVDRLPVQGDTGVLLPQNRGTAWDNRPTLATEPKLTGPGTMTLAYEDTEPLCTDDLKMGGAGSTEAQCPAGTWDDPFSARVLGFRAELVFSPALAPGGTVDLTYAMDTPTKVTQDGDPTIAWNSYAHNETTQRAGSQRVLQANEPTQVGVATAYGSLTMRKTFGARPDRLGAALDRVPFPFHVVCRNTPAGLGLTTVLDQDYRVSANRPVTVGGIPAGSTCQVWETSARGGASEHPVGDPVGITITPGLGSESVQTVPIRNDFRFGGITLQKALTGEAARYAAGKTFTATVSCALPDAAGDASDLVLHQDYQVTADQPVTVTPLPVNSRCWAEEIDTAGAGQAVVDHGTADDPVTVTAGDPAGATITLTNTFPAGKLAVTKHVVNGGPGPYSFALACTTASGPVPLAAADSAFALSDGETREITVPDGAECTVTERDAPAGDTVGYSVADGRTTVAGRAAVEVTNTFALPSPTPTAAPTPTASPTGGDGGALPSTGTGWAPWASAAALLALLTGAALRLTARSRRH, from the coding sequence ATGCCACGACCACCCCGCTCCACCCTCCGCGCCGCTCTGGGGGTGCTGACCGCCGGCGGCCTGCTGCTGGGCACCTTCGGCACCTTCGGCGGCGCGCTGCCGACGGCCTTCGCCGCCGACGAGCAGAGCGCGGTCAGCATCACCAAGACCGACGACCTGGGCGGAAAGCCGCTGCAGCCGGGCGACGAGTTCGTCTACACGCTGAACGGGCAGTGCTCGGGTCTGACGGTGGACTGCGTGCACTTCACCGTGACCGACACGCTGCCCGCCGAGTTCGAGGTGACCAGCCTCCCGCAGTCGACCAGCACCCGGGACGTCACCTACGACGCGGCGACCCGGCAGCTGACCATCGTCTACAAGCAGGCGCTGCAGAACCCGGCGGGCGAGACCGGGCTGCGGGCCGGGCAGGCCGGGTCGGTGGAGGTCGGGATGCGGCTGCCCGCCGACACCGATCTGAAGACCGGCACGGTGGTCACCAACACGGCCGCCGTGGACGCCGACAACGCGGCCCCGCAGAGCGCCGACGACGACATCACGGTGCAGATCCCGCTGGTGGTCAAGCCGGTCGGGACGAAGAGCTGGAGCGACGGCTCGGCGGTCGCGGGCAGCGGGGAGGAGTCGACGCTGACCCTGGGGGTGCGCAACAACTCCTCGTCCTCGGCGCAGGTCTCCCGGCTGACCGTCTCCGACACCGACCAGCAGACCTTCGAGTACTTCGACTTCGAGTCCGCCACCGTCACCGCCTTCCCGGCCGGCGCGGACCGGGCGACGCTGGTGGTCACCACCGCCGACGGCGCCACGCACACCGGTGACCCGATCACCTCCCCCGGCCCGCTCCCGCTGCCCGCCGGGGTCGACGCCTCCCAGGTGACCGGGTTCCAGGTGGTGTTCACCAACAGCGCGGGCACCCCGCTGCCGACCGACCCGAACGGCGGCTCGGTCACCGTCCGACTGAAGCTGCGCGACACCTACCGCTCCACCGGGCAGCCGCTGAAGCCCACCGACAAGATCACCGTCGACAACTGCGCCACCCCGCAGGCCCAGGAGGCGGCGTCGGGCACGGTCAACGGCGCCGACGCCTGCGCCGGGTACGAGATCCTGCCGGACGTCCTGGTGGTCAACGCGACCAAGAAGTTCTTCCCCGACACGAACGGCGACTGGTCGCAGCAGAGCGGCGAGCACGCCGTGGTCGGCGAGAACTCCCCGGTGACCGCGCAGGTGGACGCCGTCAACCAGTCGCCGTTCCCGATCAGGACGATCACCGTCACCGAGCCGTCCACCCTCCAGCCCGCCGACTTCGCCGAGCTGGACGTCCGGCAGGTGCGGCTGCGCTTCCCGGCGGGGGCCACCTCGGCCGCGCTGACCGTGACGTACGCGGACGGCACCACCAGCACGAACACGTACACCGCGGACACCGTGGTGGACGTCGGCAAGCCGGGCACCACCGTCGCCAAGGTCGAGGTGACGTACACCGGCACCGACGCCGCCGGGAACCCGACGATCGCGGCGGGCGCGGACGCCGGGCTCGACCTGCACGGCACGCTGGTGCCGGGGGTGACGGCCGGTCCGCTGACCAACTGCGCCTCGTTCACGGCGGACGCGGGCCGCGCGGACGGCAGCGGGACGGCCGCCGGGCAGGCCTGCCAGGCGCTGACCGTGGAGGACCCGAAGTCGGCCAGCGGCGGCAGCAAGTCCACCGACCAGACCGACGTGCCGCCCGGCCAGCCGATCCCGATGCACCTGAAGGTCACCAACAACGGCAACGTGCCGATGGTGAACCCGGTGCTCACCGACCCGCCCGCCAAGCCGGACGGCACGCCCGACTTCTCCCAGGGCACCCCGTTCAGCGTGCTGCGGATCGACTCGATCACCGTCAACCCGTCGAGCGCCCCGGTCACCGTCGAACTCTGGGACCCGACCACCGGCAGCTGGGTGCCGTACGACGCCGCGAACACCGACCTGCTGCACCGGGCCACCGCCGTCCGGGTCTCGTACGCGGGCGGCCTGCCGCCCGAGGGCGGCTACAGCATCGACCTGGTGACCGAGCGCCGCCCGGAGGCCGGGGACGGCAGCAGCTTCCAGAACTGCTTCAACCTGACGGCCGACTCCGGCTACGCCGCCGGCAGCCCGGTCTGCTCGGCGGGCATGACCACCGGCCCGGCCGCCGACGCCGCCTCGCTGAACAAGTCGATCAGCCCCGGCCAACTGCCCCAGTACGTGCCCGGCCTGGCCCGGCAGCACGCGGACGTCGCGCTGACCGTGCTCAACACCGGCAACATGTCGGCGAACCTGCTCCGGATGACCGACCAGGACGCCGACTTCTTCGACGCCGTCGACCTGGTCGGCATCACCTCCAACACGATGCCGGCCGGCGCCGACCGGGTGCAGGTCGACGCGTACGTCAACGGCGCCTGGGTGAACGGCACCCCCGCCGGGAACGCCGCGCTGCCCGCCGGGGTGAACCCGGCCGACGTGACCGGCGTGCGGGCGAGCTACACCTCCACCAGCCCGGCCAACGACGGCTACACCCTCACCCCGTGCGCGGCCACCAGCTGCTCCGGCGTGCTGCACCTCGACGTCAGCCCGCGCCCGACCCTGCGCTCCACCGGCGGCCCGGTGCCCGACCACCTGGAGGACACCCTCTCCGGCGCCTTCTCCACCAAGCTGGAACCGGCCGGGCAGCTCGCCCCGATCGCCCCCGTGACCGCCACCCTCGACCTGGTCAAGGGCACCCCCGAGCTGGACGTCAGCAAGACCCCGAACACCGCGCTGGCCCCCGGCGAGGACGCCCCCTTCCAGCTGAAGGTCACCAACACCGGCACCGCGAACGTGCCGGACCTGGTGGTCAAGGACGACCTGCCGCCGGGCATCGCCTTCCTGAGCACCTTCCAGGGCGACAACGGCCAGCCGTACCGGATCATCGACGTCCGGCTCCCGGACGGCACCCCGCCCGTCCCGACCCCCGTCTTCACCCAGACCACCAGCGGCTCCCGGATCTCCGGCCTGACCTGGGACTTCGCGAAGAACGCGGACGGCTCGGCCTGGGTGCTCGCCCCCGGCGCCACCTTCACCATCGAGATCCACGTCACCCTGGAGGCCGGCATGACCGCCGACCAGGTGGCCACCAACACCATGGGCGCCACCTCCTCCGACCCGGCGCTGGTCTGCGACGGGACGAACCAGCGCGACGGCGCGGTGTTCGGCACCGGCCTGTACTGCACCGCGACCGCCACCCTGACCGCCAAGTCCGGCGCCGCGTTCCAGGCCCGCAAGTGGGTCTCCGGCAACGACGCGCTCGGCTGGTACGACACCCGGGCCAAGCGGGGCGTCCCGGCCGGCGACGCCTCCTGCCTGTCCACCACCGACGCGGACGGCATCCGCTACACCGCCGCCCCGTGCATCGCCCTGGTCAACCCCGGCGACCGCTACCACTACCTGATGCGCCTGCAGAACGCCGGCACCGAGGCCGGCACCGCGATGCGGATCGTCGACCGCCTCCCGGTCCAGGGCGACACCGGCGTGCTGCTCCCGCAGAACCGCGGCACCGCCTGGGACAACCGCCCCACCCTCGCCACCGAGCCCAAGCTCACCGGCCCCGGCACGATGACCCTCGCCTACGAGGACACCGAGCCGCTGTGCACCGACGACCTGAAGATGGGCGGCGCGGGCTCCACCGAGGCGCAGTGCCCGGCCGGCACCTGGGACGACCCGTTCAGCGCCCGGGTGCTGGGCTTCCGGGCCGAGCTGGTGTTCTCCCCCGCGCTCGCGCCCGGCGGCACCGTCGACCTCACCTACGCGATGGACACCCCGACCAAGGTCACCCAGGACGGCGACCCGACCATCGCCTGGAACTCCTACGCCCACAACGAGACCACCCAGCGGGCCGGCAGCCAGCGGGTGCTCCAGGCCAACGAGCCCACCCAGGTCGGCGTGGCCACCGCCTACGGCAGCCTGACCATGCGGAAGACCTTCGGCGCGCGGCCCGACCGGCTCGGCGCGGCGCTCGACCGGGTGCCGTTCCCGTTCCACGTGGTGTGCCGCAACACCCCGGCGGGCCTCGGCCTGACCACCGTGCTCGACCAGGACTACCGGGTCTCCGCGAACCGGCCCGTGACCGTCGGCGGCATCCCGGCCGGCTCCACCTGCCAGGTCTGGGAGACCTCCGCCCGCGGCGGCGCCTCCGAACACCCCGTCGGCGACCCCGTCGGCATCACCATCACGCCCGGTCTCGGCAGCGAGTCCGTGCAGACCGTGCCGATCCGCAACGACTTCCGGTTCGGCGGGATCACCCTGCAGAAGGCCCTCACCGGCGAGGCCGCCCGGTACGCCGCCGGGAAGACCTTCACCGCCACCGTCTCCTGCGCCCTGCCCGACGCCGCCGGCGACGCGAGCGACCTCGTCCTGCACCAGGACTACCAGGTGACCGCCGACCAGCCCGTCACCGTCACCCCGCTGCCCGTCAACTCCCGCTGCTGGGCCGAGGAGATCGACACCGCCGGCGCCGGGCAGGCCGTCGTCGACCACGGCACCGCCGACGACCCGGTCACCGTCACCGCCGGCGACCCGGCCGGCGCGACCATCACCCTCACCAACACCTTCCCCGCCGGGAAGCTCGCCGTCACCAAGCACGTGGTGAACGGCGGCCCCGGACCGTACTCCTTCGCCCTCGCCTGCACCACCGCGAGCGGGCCCGTCCCGCTGGCCGCCGCCGACAGCGCCTTCGCGCTGAGCGACGGCGAGACCCGCGAGATCACCGTCCCCGACGGCGCCGAGTGCACCGTCACCGAACGGGACGCCCCCGCCGGGGACACCGTCGGCTACTCGGTCGCCGACGGCCGCACCACGGTCGCCGGCCGCGCCGCCGTCGAGGTCACCAACACCTTCGCCCTGCCCTCGCCCACGCCCACCGCCGCGCCCACGCCCACCGCCTCACCGACCGGGGGCGACGGCGGCGCGCTCCCGTCCACCGGCACCGGCTGGGCGCCGTGGGCCTCCGCCGCCGCCCTGCTCGCCCTGCTCACCGGCGCGGCCCTGCGCCTGACCGCCCGGAGCCGCCGCCACTGA
- a CDS encoding alkyl/aryl-sulfatase, producing the protein MAQRPSSEPTPSGHTPSEPAQPSIAAANRAVLDRFPFDDTRDFEDARRGFLGTAADPLVRDEGGRTVWDLEAYGFLSGDCPDSANPSLWRQSGLVSDHGLFEVVEGIYQVRGFDLSNMTIVEGDEGVLVIDPLLTAETAAAGLALYRAHRGDRPVTGVLYTHSHADHFGGVRGVVPDGAELPVLAPEGFLEHAVSENVYAGTAMNRRAAYMYGAALPKGPRGQLGAGLGQTLSTGEVTLIPPNTDITRTGQEEEVDGIRMVFQLTPGTEAPAELNIFFPAFKALCMAENATHNLHNLLTLRGAQVRDPHVWSRYLTEAVNLFGADSDIAFASHHWPVWGRERVIAFLSEQRDLYGYLHDQTLRMLNTGLTGPEIAELMQLPPALEKAWHTHGYYGSVSHNTKAIYQRYLGWFDGNPAHLWQHPPVEAAARYVDFMGGAEQVLAKARESFASGDYRWVAEVVNHVVFADPSNADARTLQAAALEQLGYGSENGTWRNFYLMGALELRDGGVGTPTATTSRDVIAALTLDQLFDSLAIRVDGPGSWDASLAIRWNISGHREPVTLRLHNGVLTHIAGEGPAVAPPGVTITLDEADLRAVLLGAADLNDLATSGRAAIDGDPKVIAELLGHLTAPDPDFAIVTP; encoded by the coding sequence ATGGCCCAGCGCCCCAGCTCCGAGCCCACCCCGTCCGGACACACCCCGTCCGAGCCCGCCCAGCCGAGCATCGCCGCCGCCAACCGCGCGGTGCTCGACCGCTTCCCGTTCGACGACACCCGGGACTTCGAGGACGCCAGGCGCGGCTTCCTGGGGACGGCGGCCGACCCGCTGGTCAGGGACGAGGGCGGGCGGACGGTCTGGGACCTGGAGGCGTACGGCTTCCTGTCCGGCGACTGCCCGGACAGCGCGAACCCGAGCCTGTGGCGGCAGAGCGGGCTGGTCTCCGACCACGGCCTGTTCGAGGTGGTCGAGGGGATCTACCAGGTCCGCGGCTTCGACCTGTCGAACATGACGATCGTCGAGGGCGACGAGGGCGTCCTGGTGATCGACCCGCTGCTGACCGCCGAGACCGCCGCGGCCGGCCTGGCGCTGTACCGGGCGCACCGGGGCGACCGCCCGGTGACCGGCGTGCTGTACACGCACAGCCACGCCGACCACTTCGGCGGTGTGCGCGGCGTCGTCCCGGACGGCGCCGAGCTGCCGGTGCTGGCACCGGAGGGCTTCCTGGAGCACGCGGTCAGCGAGAACGTGTACGCGGGCACGGCGATGAACCGGCGCGCGGCGTACATGTACGGTGCGGCGCTGCCGAAGGGGCCGCGGGGGCAGCTCGGCGCGGGCCTCGGCCAGACGCTGTCGACCGGCGAGGTGACGCTGATCCCGCCGAACACGGACATCACCCGCACCGGCCAGGAGGAGGAGGTGGACGGGATCCGAATGGTGTTCCAGCTGACCCCGGGCACCGAGGCCCCGGCCGAGCTGAACATCTTCTTCCCCGCCTTCAAAGCGCTGTGCATGGCGGAGAACGCCACCCACAACCTGCACAACCTGCTGACCCTGCGCGGCGCCCAGGTCCGCGACCCGCACGTGTGGTCGCGCTACCTGACCGAGGCGGTCAACCTGTTCGGTGCCGACAGCGACATCGCGTTCGCCTCGCACCACTGGCCGGTGTGGGGCCGCGAGCGGGTGATCGCGTTCCTCTCCGAGCAGCGCGACCTGTACGGCTACCTGCACGACCAGACGCTGCGGATGCTCAACACCGGCCTGACCGGCCCGGAGATCGCCGAGCTGATGCAACTGCCGCCCGCCCTGGAGAAGGCGTGGCACACCCACGGCTACTACGGCTCGGTCAGCCACAACACCAAGGCGATCTACCAGCGCTACCTGGGCTGGTTCGACGGCAACCCGGCCCACCTGTGGCAGCACCCGCCGGTCGAGGCGGCCGCCCGGTACGTCGACTTCATGGGCGGCGCCGAACAGGTGCTCGCCAAGGCCCGCGAGTCCTTCGCGTCCGGCGACTACCGGTGGGTGGCGGAGGTGGTCAACCACGTGGTCTTCGCCGACCCGTCCAACGCGGACGCCCGCACCCTGCAGGCCGCCGCGCTCGAACAGCTCGGCTACGGCAGCGAGAACGGCACCTGGCGCAACTTCTACCTGATGGGCGCCCTGGAACTGCGCGACGGCGGCGTCGGCACCCCCACCGCCACCACCTCCCGCGACGTGATCGCCGCACTCACCCTCGACCAGCTCTTCGACTCGCTCGCCATCCGGGTCGACGGCCCGGGCAGCTGGGACGCCTCGCTCGCGATCCGCTGGAACATCAGCGGCCACCGGGAACCGGTCACGCTGCGCCTGCACAACGGCGTCCTCACCCACATCGCGGGCGAGGGCCCGGCGGTGGCCCCGCCCGGTGTGACGATCACCCTGGACGAGGCCGACCTGCGTGCCGTCCTGCTCGGCGCGGCCGACCTGAACGACCTGGCCACGAGCGGCAGGGCCGCGATCGACGGCGACCCGAAGGTGATCGCCGAGCTGCTCGGCCACCTCACCGCCCCGGACCCGGACTTCGCCATCGTCACCCCCTGA